CTATACCTGGATGTACGAAACCCGGGCTCTGATCGATGGCGCCAAGGCCAACTGGTCCAAGGATGCGGAGCAGTTTGCCTCGCTGGCCGCCGGCGGGGTCAAGTGGGGCAAGGCGAATGCGGTCCGTGAAGCCTATTCGCTCTACCGCGATGACCCTTCGCTCGATCTCGTGCAGTTTGCCGCATTCAACTCTGAGCCTGCCGCCGTCGACACGTGGACACGCGATGGCATCAACGGTTTGCCCGCACCGGCCGATCTGGTGAAGAGCCTCGGTGCCAAGCCGGAGAAAACGACGATCGACGACAGCGGAATATCCGCCGGCGTGGTCACGATCATCGCGCCGCTCCCGTTGGATAAATCAGGCAAGGCCACCGGCTATATCGTTACCAACTGGTCCGTCGAAAAAATCGCTGCTGAAGTCAGGCAGAAGGTTCTCGTTTCGCTGTTCACCCAGTCGCTGATCACCGCCTTGGCCGTCGTCGCCTTCCTTCTCGCCATGCGCAGCCTTGTTGGCCGGCCCATCAGAATCCTCAGCGAAAGAATCAGCGCGTTGCAGAAAGGCGATCTGGTCTCCCCTGTCACCTACAAGGAAAATGGCGACGAGATCGGTTTTCTGGCACGCGCGTTGGAAGTTTTCCGTCATGAGGCGATATCGAAGGTCGAAAGAGAGCAGGCCGCTGCCGAGCAGAGCGCTTCGCTCGACGCCGAACGGGCACGCAACACATTGTTCACGGAAGAGGCCAGCAAAACTCAACGGCTGGTCATGACCGCTCTTGCAACTTCATTGGAAAAGCTTGCCGCAGGCGACTTCTCGATACACCTGGCCGATCTCGGCCCAGAATTCGATAAATTGCGGCGGGATTTCAACAACATGGTCGAAGCGGTCGCGGCCGCGCTGACAGAGATCAAGATGGCCTCGGTGGCGGTCGAAGGCGGGTCAAGCGAACTGGCATCCTCCGCAGATCAACTCGCCAGACGGACCGAGCAACAGGCGGCAGCACTGGAACAGACCGCCGCGGCACTTGATGAGGTGACCACCACGGTCAGAACATCGTCGCAGCGCGCCGAAAATGCCGGCAAGCTGGTCGAGGAAACCAAGCGGAGCGCTCATGTCTCGGCAACGGTGGTGCGTGATGCGATCGGAGCGATGGACCGGATTCAGACCTCGTCGAGCCAGATCGGCCGCATCATCGGCGTCATTGATGAAATCGCGTTCCAGACCAACCTGCTGGCGCTGAATGCCGGCGTCGAGGCGGCGCGCGCCGGTGAGGCCGGCAAGGGTTTTGCGGTTGTCGCGCAGGAGGTGCGTGAACTCGCCCAGCGGTCGGCAAATGCAGCAAAGGAAATCAAAAACCTGATCAATGTGTCCGGCCAGGAAGTTGCCGCGGGCGTCGGGCTGGTGAACGAAACCGGCGACGCCCTGCTGAAGATCGAGGAGCAGATCAACCGCATCAGCGACAGTATCGCTTCCATCGTCCAGTCCTATCGCGAACAGGCGACGGGCCTGCAGGAAATCAACGGCGCGATCAACCAGATGGATCAGGCGACGCAGCAGAACGCGGCAATGGTCGAGGAAACCAACGCGGCCTGCCAGGAGCTGCTGCAGCAGGGACGTCTTCTGCAGGACTCGGCCGGCAGGTTCGTCGTCGGCGCGTCTGCGGCCAGTCAGCCCAGACCCGTTCAAGTCGCCCGCCAATCTCGTCCCGAACCGAGAGCCCCCGTACAGCGGCATGCAGGAAATGCCGCCATTGCCGCTGCTCCCGGCGCCTGGGAGGAGTTCTGACGTCATCCTCGTTTGATAGCCTTAGTCTTCAGCAACCTATAATCGGAAGGAAACACTTATGAAGAAAATCGTGCCCGCATTTCTTTTGGCCTGCACCGCATTTGCCGTGCCGATCGGCGTATCCATGGCGCAGGATGCCAAGCTTGCCCCGATCTCCGACTACGTGACGAGCGACGTCAAGCCCTGGCTCAACGACCCCGCCATCATCGAGGCTGTCAAAGTGCAGAACACTGCCAACGCCAATCTCAGCGCAGCCGATGTCGACGCCCTCGACAAGAAGTGGCGTGCCGAAGTCGATGGCTCCGACCACTCGATGATCGACGGCGTGCTTAACAACGCCCTGTCGAAATTCCTTCAGGGAAAGAAGGAAGCTTCCGGCGGCAAGATCACCGAAATCTTCGTCATGGATGCAAAGGGGCTGAATGTCGGTCAAAGCGACACAACATCGGATTACTGGCAGGGCGACGAGGGCAAGTTCCAGAAGTCTTTCGGCGCCGGCAAGGACGCCGTCTTCGTGGACGAGATCGAAAAGGATGAGTCGACCCAGACGCTGCAGTCGCAGGCAAGTGTGACGATTTCCGACGACAAGGGAACGCCGATCGGCGCCATTACCGTCGGTGTGAACGTCGACGCTCTCTGATCTCCGGAACGACATTCGAAAGCAATGAAAACGCATATCGCCCGGAGCATGCACGGTTCGGGCGATATGCATAAACAAAGACTTGCAAGACGTTGCATGAGCGAAATCGAGTGCGACGTGCCCTCCTCGGGGGTATGGTGCCCCGCAAGAGCATCAGCTTTTCAGGCGGCAAATTCTACGTGACAATGCCTGGTCTTGGCGCTACACACGCCTGATGTCGATCACGTCAACCTACGCCTCGGGATTTTATTGGTACCGCTGCTCCCAGCGGATACGGGTCCATGCGTAACTGAATTCGACGCGACGACAACCCGAACAGCCGCTAGTCTACCTGGCGGCTTTTTTGTTCCGCGCGGGTATGACCAAACAGGAGCCATACCGTGTCTGATACCATTGATGATCTGCGTATCGTCGAGATCACCCCGCTGACCAAACCCGCCGATATCATTGCGGAAATCCACCGCAATCCCGCTGTCACCGAGACCGTGACCAGCAATCGTGATGCGATCCACAAGATTCTCCAGGGCGAGGACGATCGCCTGATCGTCGTCATCGGCCCCTGCTCCATCCACGACCCTGTCGCCGCCCGGGAGTACGCCGCGCGGCTGGAAGAGCAGCGGCGTCGCTTCGCCGGCGATCTCGAGATCGTCATGCGCGTCTATTTCGAAAAACCCCGCACGACCGTCGGCTGGAAGGGCCTGATGAACGATCCGCATCTCGACGGCAGCTACCGCATCGAGGAAGGGTTGAGGATTGCGAGACGCCTGCTGCTCGACATCAATGCGATGGGTCTTCCGGCCGGCGTCGAATTCCTCGACACGATCACGCCGCAATATATTGCCGATCTCGTCAGCTGGGGTGCGATCGGCGCGCGCACCACCGAAAGCCAGGTCCATCGTCAGCTTGCCTCCGGCCTTTCCTGCCCGATCGGCTTCAAGAACGGTACCGACGGCGGCGTGCGTGTGGCGCTCGATGCGATTCTCGCCGCCTCGCAGCCGCATCACTTTCCGGCGGTGACCAAGGACGGCCAGGCGGCGATCGCTTCGACGACGGGCAATGAGGACTGCCACATCATCCTGCGCGGCGGCAAACGGCCGAACTATGAAGCGGCCGATGTCGAAGCGGTGACCGGCGAAGCCGTCAGGCTCGGCGTCGCCCCGCGCATCCTCATCGATGCCAGCCACGCCAACAGCGGCAAGGACCCGATGAACCAGCCGCTCGTTGTCAAATCCGTGGCAGCGCAGATTGCCGCCGGCAACAACGACATCAAGGGCATGATGATCGAAAGCAACCTCGTTGCCGGCCGCCAGGACCTCGTTCCCGGCAAGCCGCTGGTTTACGGCCAGTCCATCACCGACGGCTGCATCGACTGGGACATGTCGGTCGCGGTACTGGAAGACCTGGCGACATCCGCCCGCGCCCGGCGCAAGGCAGCCGTCGCAGCCTGATAGTCAGCATTAAACGCAGCGGGCAGAAACCCGCCGCCCATTACAGGGCGGTGGGGGCAACCCGGTTATCTCACGGGTACGCCGATGGCGACACTGCCGTTGACTGTGACCGCCAGTTCATGCCCATTCATCCCAACGAGCCACAGCCGCCAAATGCAGGTGTCTGATGATGGAGCGACCAGATGGGCCGACACAGGCGCATATTTCGCGGGCACGTCATTTATCGTCGGAGCCGGCTTGGTCGGAAAATACTTCGTCTTGTGGAGACGACTATCAACGGTGCTCAATCGATCGTCACCACTACGCCGGTGCTCGGGCCTGTCGTCGCATTCGTGGCGCTGGCCGCAATGCCGCTCGCGATGGGGGCTAAGTTCGCCGCAATTGCCGACAGCCAGGTCGGCTATAACAATTACTATGGCGCTGCTGTCGGTACCAGTGGGCTGGTTGGAACCAAGGCCAATATCAGATTTCTCGTCCAATCATCCGCGAAGTCGCCGATCCCCAAGCAGCGTGGGGTTACTAACCCACCGCCCCGCCATCATGGGCGGAGCTCGGGACCGGATCACCGGCACGCGGAATAGGAGTAGATTTAATAGAGCCATGGATGCATTGAATCGGGCTCGTGTTCAGTCGCGACCCTGTAATAGGTACGCATGTCGTCGCGCTCTTTTTCGTAAGTCCATTTCAAGCCCCATCTGCATTCTTCCGTCATGCACTCACGGCTCTTCGATTCGAACATATCGAGTTGAAATGCCTCGCCATTGATTTCGCCGGTAATCGAGCCGGTTTTCCCCTTATCCTTCGATATGAGTTCAAACGCCCCTGCTCGACCATCCAGACAGTAGATCTTCCCGCGGTAGGTTCGCTCGCCGGTCTCAAGCTTCCAGAAATTCGTCTTCACCTGCGATACGCTGTAGCGACCCTTGCATTGCTGCCTGTCGGCCGAGCCGATCTCAATCGTCCCCCCCATCTCCTCACTCTCGTTCCTCGCAGTCACCTTTCCGAGCACCGGAGTACCCGTTGCGAGGTAGCTTCCCTCGACGCCACGGACAAAAAGATATGAACATCCTGCGAGCGTGAAACCCATTGCCACCAAGGAGCCGGCGACCGTGAAACCACGCAGCGTCCACGCGCATCTCAAGACAGCCAGCAAGTCTATACCTCCAGGTTCATCCTCATGTTCGCGGATGCCAAAAGAGCGGGTTGGAGCAGTGGGCGACCAGTCGTTACCAGCCAGAATAGCACTGATATTCAGGTCACAATATTTCCCCCACAATTAGGAAGATGAATAAATGCCACAGCTCATCTTGAAATAGAATACCCCGTCCGCTTCTGCAAGTTACACGGAACTGGAGGCAGCAACTGCAATCAAACTTGGGAGCCCCCAATCACCCACCCCTCAAAAGCGTGCGCATCAGCAATTCGAAGATGAGGCCGGGCGCGACGTTGTTACGCACACTGTGACGTGCAATCCTGCCGAATAAACTTTTTCGATAGGGGACGCATGCCTGTAAAAACTCTTCCATCTCCACCTTGGTGGAGAGTAGCGATTGCGTTGATCGTAGTTCCCTAAATCGCCTCCTTCGCATACGCTGTTTACAGCCCACCGTATCAGGGCCTGCCGGATATGACCGAGCGCGTTATCCGAACAACTCAGGCCATCGCGCTCATTGGTGCGTATCCGCCAACTGCTGTGTTGGGGATTCCATTGCTATACTTCAGGCGACGTGTAGGGCCGCCCCTTGCAAATTGCGCGATGGTTGGAGCCTTTGTTGCGACCTTCCCCTGGATGTGCCTAGTTGCATTTTTCGGCCCTGACGAGGCTTATGCTGGTGACCACATCACTTACCAAAACGGCATGATGACATGGTGGGGATTGCTAGAGACCGTCAAATCGCTCGCAGTGACAGCTGTATTCGGCTTTGCTGCTGGTGGACTGTTCTGGCTGGTGGCCGCCGCTGGCGTTAAAAGACAGCCCGTTTCTGAAACGATTCCAAGCAAAGTGTTCGAGTAGGCGGTCTCTCGATATCATCAAATACCCACCACCCCATCATAAAATGGCGGTGCGCCAGTCTCAAGATCTCACCGGAAAATACCTGACATAGGCGAATTCCTCGCCATCAGGAGACCAGCAGGGCACGTTGATCGTGCCCTGCCCCCCGAAAAGCTCGAAGAGCGTCTTCAGATTGCCGCCGTCCATATCCATCAGCCGCAGCCGCACGTCGAGGTCGCGCGGATGGTCAAACACCGATGGGTCATAGGAGAGGAGCAGCACCATGTCGTTGTTGGGCGACGGATGGGCGAACCAATTGCCCTGATTGTCCGAAGTCACCTGCTCGAGCCCGGTGCCGTCGGGATGGATGCGCCAGATCTGCATCAGCCCGGTGCGGCTGGAGTTAAAATAGATCCACTGGCCATCCGCCGACCAGTCCGGCCCGTCGTTGCGGCCCTCGCCATGCGTCAGCCGCGTCTCCTCGCCGCCGTCGACGGAGATGGTGTAGATATCGAAGAGGTCGTCGCGGATGCCGCAATAGGCGAGCTGGCGCCCGTCCGGCGACCAGCCATGCCAGTAGGATGGCAGGTTCGGGGTGATGAGCCGCGGCATGCCGCCTTCGATCGGCAGGATATAGATCGCCGACTTGCCGAATTCGGTCTTGTCGGAAATGACGATCTCAGTGCCATCGGGCGAAATGCCGTGATCATTGTTGCAGTTGACGGCAAAGCCGGTATCGACCTTGACCACCTCCCCGCCATCGAGCGGCAACCGGTAAAGCAGCCCGTCGCCGTTCAAGAGCAGGTAGGAACCATCAGGCGAGAAGTTCGGCGCCTCCACCAGCCTGTCCGTTTGCCAGACCTCGCGGGCCCTGCCCGTCCTGACATTATAGATCTCAACCGAGCTGCGCATGTTTCCTCCCGAAAAGCTTGATGCCGTCAGCGATCTCGATTGCGTCAGCGATCTCGATTGCGTCAGCGATCTCGATTGCGTCAGCGATCCCTGAACCGGTTGGTGATCGGATAGCGCCGGTCGCGGCCGAAATTCTTCTTGGTGATCTTTACGCCCGGCGCCGATTGCCGGCGCTTGTATTCGGCGAGATAGAGCAGATGCTCGACCCGGTGAACGGTCGCAACATCATGGCCGCGCGCGACGATCTCCTCGACCGCCATCTCCTTCTCCACCAGGCATTCGAGAATATCGTCGAGCACGGGATAGGGCGGCAGCGAATCCTGGTCCTTCTGGTCAGGACGAAGCTCGGCCGAAGGCGCCTTGTCGATGATATTCTGCGGGATTACCTCGCCGGAGGGGCCTAGCGCGTCCGGCGGCATGTTTTCGTTACGCCAGCGGGAAAGCGCATAGACCTGCATCTTGTAGAGGTCCTTGATCGGGTTGAAGCCGCCGTTCATGTCGCCGTAAAGCGTGGCGTAGCCGACCGACATTTCCGACTTGTTGCCCGTCGTCACCACCATCGAGCCGAACTTGTTGGAGATGGCCATCAGAATGACCCCTCGCGCCCGGCTCTGCAGGTTCTCTTCGGTGATGCCGCTATCCGTGCCTTCGAAAAGACTCGCCAGCGCGCTGCTGAAGCCCGTCACCGGCTGCTCGATCGGTACGATGTCATAGCGGCAGCCGAGCGCCTTGGCGCAATCGGCCGCATCCTTCAACGAATCCTCGGAAGTATAGCGGTAGGGCAGCATGACGGTGCGCACCCGCTCCTCACCGAGCGCATCGACGGCGATTGCCGCGCAGATCGCCGAATCGATGCCGCCGGAAAGGCCGAGCACCACGGTCTTGAAGCCGTTCTTGTTGACGTAGTCGCGAAAGCCGAGCAGGCAGGCGCGGTAATCGGCCTCTTCGCTTTCAGGGATATGCGCCATCGGTCCTTCGGCGCAATGCCAGCCGCTGTCGCCGCGCTTCCACGTCGTCACCGCCAGCGCCGTTTCGAACTGACTCATCTGGAAGGCGAGCGACTTGTCGGCATTGAAGCCGAAGCTCGCACCGTCGAAGACGAGTTCGTCCTGGCCGCCAAGCTGGGCGGCATAGATCAGCGGCAGGCCGGTCTCGATCACCTGCTTCAGCACCACTTGGTGGCGGATATCAACCTTGCCGCGGTAATAGGGCGAACCGTTCGGCGACAGCAGGATCTCGGCCCCGCTTTCGGCCAGCGTCTCGCAGACGCCGAGATCGCCCCAGATATCCTCGCAGATCGGAATGCCGATGCGCACGCCGCGGAAATTCACCGGCCCCGGCATGGCGCCCTGGTCGAAGACGCGCTTCTCGTCGAACTCGCCATAGTTCGGCAGATCGATCTTGTCGCGCACCGCGATCACCTTGCCGGCGTTGAGCACGGCGACCGAATTGTAGCGCCCGGTCTTGTCCTGCCGGGGAAAGCCGATGATCACGCCCGGTCCGCCATCGGCGGTGTCGGCCGCGAGATTCTCGACCGCCTTCCAGCAGGCGCGGATGAAGGCGGGCTTCAGCACCAGATCCTCCGGCGGATAACCGGAGATGAAAAGCTCGGTCAGGACGAGCAGATGCGCGCCCTCGCGGGCAGCATCGGCGCGCGCCTCACGCGCCTTGGCGAGATTGCCGGCGACATCGCCGACCGTCGGGTTGAGCTGGCCGATGGCGATGCGAAAGATATCAGAAAGAGCGTTTTCCTGTGTCATGTCATTTATTTAGCCTGCACCTTTCACGACCGCAACACGTTCGGGCCGAAAGCGGCACCTCGCGACGACGAAATTTTTATGAACGGATCGCGCGTGCCCCCGCGCGGCACCTATACGCATTGCAATTTACCTCCGGAGCGGAATACTGGCGCCGAAAGCGACCGCATCGATAACCGGCATCGGAAACAGGCAATGTCTAATCTTTCGAATTTCGTGCACCATCATTTCGACAAGCCGGCGGATGAACTCGGCGACGTCGAAAGGCGCGTGCTGGCGAAAGCGCACGAACGCAAGGTCATCTCGACCGACGTCAACGCCGCCTTCTCAGCCGACGCCTCCTTCGGCGAGCGCATCGCCGACAGCATCGCCCGCATCGGCGGCTCCTGGTCCTTCATCATCGCCTTCTTCGTCTTCCTCGTCGCCTGGACGGTGATCAACACCATCATTCTGGTGAGCGGCGCCTTCGACCCCTATCCCTTCGTCTTCCTGAATCTCATCCTGTCGATGCTCGCCGCCATCCAGGCGCCGATCATCATGATGTCGCAGAACCGCCAGGCCGAGCGCGACCGCTTCGAAGCCGCCAAGGATTATGAGGTCAATCTCAAGGCCGAGCTCGAAGTGCTCTCCCTACACCAGAAGATCGACATGCACGTGCTGACCGAGCTGACGGGGCTGCGCGAGGACGTGGCCCGCCTCACAGCCGCGCTCGCCGCCAAGGGCTAATGCATGTCGCCCAAAAGTGTGCAGCGGTTTTGGGACAACGACATGCATCAGATAAAGACTTAAAGGGCGTCGCGCGACGCCCTTTAAGTCGGATTCACCGCATATTGCGGCAGGCCGTCCGATATCTCGTAGAAATCGCCCTTGTCGGCGCAGTAGATATGATGGCCGAAGGCAAGGCCGCTCGGTGTATCGAAGGCGCCTGCCATGACCGAAATCTCCGCCGATCCGTCCGCCTGCCAGAACAGCGCGGAGCCGCAATTCGAGCAGAAGCCGCGCTGCGCCTCCTCGCTCGACCTGTACCAGCGGACCGCCTCGGCGCCTTCCACCGAAAGCGCCGCGCGCGCCACGTTGACCGCGGCGTAATAAAGCCCCGTCTGCCGGCGGCATTGCGAGCAATGGCAGCCGACGACCGGTCCTGGCTTTGCCGTACTTGAAAATCGCACGGCACCGCAAAGGCAGCCGCCTGTATGTCGCTCGGTCATCGTCGCCCCTCTGTTTCCGAGGGAACGTTGCCGCCGATCTCCTCCGGCGTCAAATCCATTTCCCTGAACGAACCATCAGGAATCTTGAAGGCCGCAGGCCCCGTGCGCATCACAGCGAGACATCGGCGTAGTGCGGGACGCGGCAGCCCCTTATTCGCGCATCTCCCCTACAGGCACCGGAATTTACCATGGGTTGCATCAGAAGAATAACAACGCGGAAAATTATGATTTTTCGATAATGTAATTAATTTCATAACATTCTAATACATCTAATACGTTTATTAGATAATTCAAAATTAACCTTTGCGGCCCTAGAGTCGCAACCGATGATCGTTATCCAGAACGGTCGGCATGAGAGGTGAAAGATGAAAATTCTCCAACGTCTCCCTTCGAACGAACGTGGCGCCGCAGCAATCGAATTCGCCATCGTCGCGCCGCTCTTCCTCCTGGTGGTCCTGACGATGATCGCCTACGGCATCTATCTGAGCGCATCCCATGCCGTGCAGCAGCTGACCGCCGATGCGGCGCGCACTGCCGTTGCCGGCGTGACCAGCCAGGAGCGGTCGCAGCTGGTCAATGATTTCGTCAACCAGTCCACCATCGACCAT
The Rhizobium leguminosarum DNA segment above includes these coding regions:
- a CDS encoding DUF1003 domain-containing protein: MSNLSNFVHHHFDKPADELGDVERRVLAKAHERKVISTDVNAAFSADASFGERIADSIARIGGSWSFIIAFFVFLVAWTVINTIILVSGAFDPYPFVFLNLILSMLAAIQAPIIMMSQNRQAERDRFEAAKDYEVNLKAELEVLSLHQKIDMHVLTELTGLREDVARLTAALAAKG
- a CDS encoding HAMP domain-containing methyl-accepting chemotaxis protein; amino-acid sequence: MFHFLKTMPLTAKLAAIIVAVNLCGISAFATYTWMYETRALIDGAKANWSKDAEQFASLAAGGVKWGKANAVREAYSLYRDDPSLDLVQFAAFNSEPAAVDTWTRDGINGLPAPADLVKSLGAKPEKTTIDDSGISAGVVTIIAPLPLDKSGKATGYIVTNWSVEKIAAEVRQKVLVSLFTQSLITALAVVAFLLAMRSLVGRPIRILSERISALQKGDLVSPVTYKENGDEIGFLARALEVFRHEAISKVEREQAAAEQSASLDAERARNTLFTEEASKTQRLVMTALATSLEKLAAGDFSIHLADLGPEFDKLRRDFNNMVEAVAAALTEIKMASVAVEGGSSELASSADQLARRTEQQAAALEQTAAALDEVTTTVRTSSQRAENAGKLVEETKRSAHVSATVVRDAIGAMDRIQTSSSQIGRIIGVIDEIAFQTNLLALNAGVEAARAGEAGKGFAVVAQEVRELAQRSANAAKEIKNLINVSGQEVAAGVGLVNETGDALLKIEEQINRISDSIASIVQSYREQATGLQEINGAINQMDQATQQNAAMVEETNAACQELLQQGRLLQDSAGRFVVGASAASQPRPVQVARQSRPEPRAPVQRHAGNAAIAAAPGAWEEF
- a CDS encoding TadE/TadG family type IV pilus assembly protein, which gives rise to MKILQRLPSNERGAAAIEFAIVAPLFLLVVLTMIAYGIYLSASHAVQQLTADAARTAVAGVTSQERSQLVNDFVNQSTIDHPLLEKNKLHITVTTDPGNANQFTVTAEYDTVNLPIWDLYTFPLPDHVIRHFATIRMGGL
- a CDS encoding TolB family protein, coding for MRSSVEIYNVRTGRAREVWQTDRLVEAPNFSPDGSYLLLNGDGLLYRLPLDGGEVVKVDTGFAVNCNNDHGISPDGTEIVISDKTEFGKSAIYILPIEGGMPRLITPNLPSYWHGWSPDGRQLAYCGIRDDLFDIYTISVDGGEETRLTHGEGRNDGPDWSADGQWIYFNSSRTGLMQIWRIHPDGTGLEQVTSDNQGNWFAHPSPNNDMVLLLSYDPSVFDHPRDLDVRLRLMDMDGGNLKTLFELFGGQGTINVPCWSPDGEEFAYVRYFPVRS
- a CDS encoding 3-deoxy-7-phosphoheptulonate synthase; the protein is MSDTIDDLRIVEITPLTKPADIIAEIHRNPAVTETVTSNRDAIHKILQGEDDRLIVVIGPCSIHDPVAAREYAARLEEQRRRFAGDLEIVMRVYFEKPRTTVGWKGLMNDPHLDGSYRIEEGLRIARRLLLDINAMGLPAGVEFLDTITPQYIADLVSWGAIGARTTESQVHRQLASGLSCPIGFKNGTDGGVRVALDAILAASQPHHFPAVTKDGQAAIASTTGNEDCHIILRGGKRPNYEAADVEAVTGEAVRLGVAPRILIDASHANSGKDPMNQPLVVKSVAAQIAAGNNDIKGMMIESNLVAGRQDLVPGKPLVYGQSITDGCIDWDMSVAVLEDLATSARARRKAAVAA
- a CDS encoding GFA family protein; protein product: MTERHTGGCLCGAVRFSSTAKPGPVVGCHCSQCRRQTGLYYAAVNVARAALSVEGAEAVRWYRSSEEAQRGFCSNCGSALFWQADGSAEISVMAGAFDTPSGLAFGHHIYCADKGDFYEISDGLPQYAVNPT
- a CDS encoding NAD+ synthase encodes the protein MTQENALSDIFRIAIGQLNPTVGDVAGNLAKAREARADAAREGAHLLVLTELFISGYPPEDLVLKPAFIRACWKAVENLAADTADGGPGVIIGFPRQDKTGRYNSVAVLNAGKVIAVRDKIDLPNYGEFDEKRVFDQGAMPGPVNFRGVRIGIPICEDIWGDLGVCETLAESGAEILLSPNGSPYYRGKVDIRHQVVLKQVIETGLPLIYAAQLGGQDELVFDGASFGFNADKSLAFQMSQFETALAVTTWKRGDSGWHCAEGPMAHIPESEEADYRACLLGFRDYVNKNGFKTVVLGLSGGIDSAICAAIAVDALGEERVRTVMLPYRYTSEDSLKDAADCAKALGCRYDIVPIEQPVTGFSSALASLFEGTDSGITEENLQSRARGVILMAISNKFGSMVVTTGNKSEMSVGYATLYGDMNGGFNPIKDLYKMQVYALSRWRNENMPPDALGPSGEVIPQNIIDKAPSAELRPDQKDQDSLPPYPVLDDILECLVEKEMAVEEIVARGHDVATVHRVEHLLYLAEYKRRQSAPGVKITKKNFGRDRRYPITNRFRDR